One Brassica napus cultivar Da-Ae chromosome C4, Da-Ae, whole genome shotgun sequence genomic region harbors:
- the LOC106395352 gene encoding auxin-responsive protein SAUR50-like: MARQRMITVESPKKKMGGILKLKNVVEKLVQIKGFSSAKKHCSDEYGSDRVPKDVKEGHFAVIAVDGYHEPTQRFVVPLMFLEHPMFRKLLERAEEEYGFYHDGALMVPCRPSHLRTILTEQLLC, translated from the coding sequence ATGGCCAGACAAAGAATGATCACAGTTGAGTCGCCAAAGAAGAAAATGGGTGGAATTTTGAAGCTCAAGAATGTTGTAGAAAAGTTGGTGCAGATCAAAGGCTTTTCCTCGGCCAAGAAACATTGTTCCGACGAATACGGCAGTGACCGTGTCCCAAAAGATGTGAAGGAAGGTCATTTTGCGGTGATAGCCGTTGATGGATATCATGAGCCTACGCAAAGATTTGTTGTTCCATTAATGTTTCTAGAACACCCGATGTTTAGGAAGCTTCTAGAACGTGCGGAGGAGGAGTACGGGTTCTATCATGATGGAGCCCTCATGGTACCTTGCCGGCCAAGCCACCTCCGGACGATATTGACCGAACAGTTATTGTGCTAG
- the LOC111205650 gene encoding uncharacterized protein LOC111205650, which produces MEGHRQFMHAAGLGCTGTPSWCRLTYRIKKMNSQTEIGGSGSGEKEEPPLWNYVTKLEKLGATGGTWRFKCSFCDEIRQGSYSRVKAHLLALKGQGISICRRATMADKLEMQKLENEFELKKSESGCRAVPLPCESLSKKRKSCISPIVASFGIQARDQLDQEIARMFFTGGVPFNLVRKPSYHRSYQFAAASKLDGYVPPSYNKLRTTLLQQEKNNVEKLLVPLKSTWKEKGVTIVSDGWSDPVRKPLINFLATSGSGPMFLKAENCFGEVKDKFFITKLLEEVIHQVGDQNVVQVITDNAPNCKAAGDLIEGRFPHIYWTPCVVHTLNLALKNICAARNVEANQETYEECNWITEIHGDALAIKNFIMNHIMRLAIFGKFCPLRLLKVADTRFASIIVMLKRLKLIKRGLQAMVISEEWSTYRDDDIGKASFVKEKIVDDDWWEKVKAEIYKREKRSMSEFSPFYNVVYEILVARWTKNNTPLHCLAHSLNPRFYSDDWLNEDLARKGPHRDAEISHERIKCFRRLFPSNEDHMKVMQEYALFSMKSGPFEDLTSISMMTTMDPKSWWTNFGAQTPLIQTLAFKLLGQPSSSSCAERNWSTYSFIHSLRWNRLNPSRAQDLVFIHNNLRLLSRNSDQYEAEKTKTWDVGGDGFDSMEDVGFLEFADLSLDEPDFENELLDD; this is translated from the exons ATGGAAGGACACAGACAGTTTATGCACGCTGCGGGACTAGGTTGCACGGGTACTCCAAGTTGGTGCCGTCTCACGTACCGG ataaagaagatgaattCTCAAACTGAAATTGGTGGTAGTGGCTCTGGTGAAAAAGAAGAACCACCACTATGGAATTATGTAACTAAACTGGAGAAGCTAGGAGCAACAGGAGGAACATGGAGATTTAAGTGCAGTTTTTGTGATGAGATTCGACAAGGATCATATTCTAGAGTCAAAGCGCATTTACTTGCACTGAAAGGGCAGGGGATTTCGATCTGTAGAAGAGCAACAATGGCTGACAAGCTTGAAATGCAGAAGTTGGAAAATGAATTTGAGCTGAAGAAATCTGAGTCGGGATGTAGAGCAGTTCCATTACCGTGTGAATCTCTTTCTAAGAAGAGGAAATCTTGTATTTCACCAATCGTTGCATCATTTGGTATTCAAGCTAGAGATCAGTTGGATCAAGAAATTGCAAGGATGTTTTTTACAGGAGGTGTGCCATTCAATCTTGTAAGAAAACCTAGCTATCATCGGTCTTATCAGTTTGCTGCTGCTAGCAAACTTGATGGGTATGTGCCTCCAAGTTATAATAAACTCCGAACAACTTTATTGCAGCAAGAGAAGAACAATGTTGAGAAGTTGTTAGTGCCACTGAAATCGACATGGAAGGAAAAAGGGGTGACAATTGTGAGTGATGGTTGGAGCGATCCTGTAAGAAAACCTCTGATTAATTTCCTAGCTACTTCTGGAAGTGGTCCTATGTTTCTCAAGGCTGAGAATTGTTTTGGGGAGGTAAAAGATAAATTCTTCATTACTAAATTGTTGGAAGAAGTTATTCATCAAGTGGGTGATCAAAATGTTGTACAAGTCATCACTGATAATGCTCCAAATTGTAAGGCGGCTGGAGACCTTATTGAAGGGAGGTTTCCTCACATCTATTGGACACCATGTGTTGTTCATACTCTCAATCTCGCTCTGAAAAATATTTGTGCAGCAAGGAATGTGGAAGCAAATCAAGAAACATATGAGGAGTGTAATTGGATTACTGAAATTCATGGAGATGCCCTTGCAATAAAAAACTTCATCATGAACCACATCATGAGACTAGCAATTTTTGGTAAGTTCTGTCCGCTGAGATTACTTAAGGTTGCTGATACACGGTTTGCCTCAATCATTGTGATGCTTAAGAGATTGAAGCTTATCAAAAGGGGTCTTCAAGCCATGGTTATAAGTGAAGAATGGTCTACTTACAGAGATGATGACATTGGGAAAGCAAGCTTTGTTAAAGAGAAGATTGTAGATGATGACTGGTGGGAAAAG GTGAAAGCTGAGATTTACAAGAGAGAAAAGCGTTCAATGTCTGAATTCAGTCCCTTCTACAATGTTGTTTATGAAATTTTGGTGGCTCGCTGGACAAAGAATAACACTCCCCTACATTGTCTAGCTCATTCTTTAAATCCAAG ATTTTATAGTGATGATTGGCTGAATGAAGATTTGGCAAGAAAAGGTCCACATAGGGATGCAGAAATTTCACATGAAAGGATAAAGTGCTTTCGAAGATTGTTTCCAAGCAATGAGGATCACATGAAAGTTATGCAGGAGTATGCATTGTTCTCGATGAAGAGTGGTCCTTTTGAAGATTTAACATCCATTTCAATGATGACTACTATGGATCCCAAAAGTTGGTGGACTAACTTTGGTGCTCAAACTCCTCTAATCCAAACTTTGGCTTTTAAGTTACTTGGACAGCCTAGTTCATCTTCATGTGCTGAGCGTAATTGGAGTACTTactcattcattcattcattaagATGGAACAGGTTAAATCCTAGTCGCGCTCAAGACTTGGTTTTCATCCACAACAACCTAAGACTTCTATCAAGGAATTCTGATCAATATGAAGCTGAAAAGACCAAGACGTGGGACGTTGGTGGAGATGGATTTGATTCTATGGAAGATGTAGGATTCTTGGAGTTTGCTGACCTTTCACTAGATGAACCGGATTTCGAAAATGAGCTACTAGATGATTAG
- the LOC125585456 gene encoding uncharacterized protein LOC125585456 produces the protein MSKISNIDYAALNPSGDNYLQWALDTKISLRSKGLGDTIIKGNNETDKNRYMAISIIRHHLIEGLKDQYITMENLLELWDALQHRYDHQKTVLLPKARNDWKNLRFLDYKSVDEYNSVLFKTVSMLRLCGEVVTEEELLEKTYSTFHSSNVILQQQYIMKGFATYTDLISCLLLAEANNELLMKNSEVRPVGTTPLPEANEVEKKEPNECNYVQNNKRSHGNGRGGYKGRGSDNYMNNRDNYSTGRKGNHNNHGRGSNYGRGRGSYGRGRGGISKPSYSTKSVCHRCGMGNHWAKNCRTPKHLCELYQESLKNKNPEAHMVHDSGYKADNDSDIAKDDQMDFETSDCLKD, from the coding sequence atgtcgaaaatctcaaacatagactatgcagcccttaatccctccggagataactacttgcagtgggcgctcGATACAAAGATCAGTCTAAGGTcaaagggacttggtgatactatcatcaagggcaacaatgagaccgataagaatcggtacatggctataagtattatacgccatcacctcattgaaggtctaaaagatcagtacatcacgATGGAAAATCTACTAGAActttgggatgctttacagcatagatatgatcaccagaaaacagtgttacttccaaaggctagaaacGACTGgaagaatcttagattcttggATTATAAGTCGGTTGATGAGTACAATTCAGTCTTATTTAAGACGGtctcgatgctgagactttgtggtgaagtagtaaccgaaGAAGAGTTACTTGAGAAGACTTACTCCACATTCCATTCATCGAATGTGATACTGCAACAGCAGTACATAATGAAAGGCTtcgccacatatactgatctgatctcgtgcctgcttctggccgaggcaaacaatgagctcctgatgaagaacagtgaagTTAGACCTGTTGGAACAACACCATTACCGGAAGCTAATGAGGTTGAAAAGAAAGAACCCAACGAGTGCAATTACGTCCAAAACAATAAGAGATCACACGGTAATGGCCGTGGTGGTTACAAGGGGCGTGGCAGTGACAATTACATGAACAACCGAGATAACTACTCGAccggccggaaaggaaaccacaataaccatggtcgtggttccaattatgGCCGTGGCCGAGGTAGttatggccgtggtcgaggcggcatatccaaaccgtcttactcgaccaaatccgtttgtcacagatgtggaatgggaaaccattgggccaagaactgtAGAACCCCTAAGCACTTATGTGAGCTATACCAAGAAAGTctgaagaacaagaacccggaggctcaCATGGTTCACGATTCCGGATATAAGGCCGATAATGATTCCGACATTGCTAAAGATGACCAGATGGActttgagacttctgattgtctcaagGACTAA